One genomic region from Leptospira licerasiae serovar Varillal str. VAR 010 encodes:
- a CDS encoding CbtB domain-containing protein encodes MRSISVSKDFSGAGSRLRAFALVLAGFLAFSTIYVVGLEPMVYLHDTFHDIRHSTGFPCH; translated from the coding sequence ATGCGCTCGATTTCCGTTTCGAAGGATTTTTCCGGAGCCGGATCACGGCTTAGAGCTTTCGCTCTAGTTTTGGCAGGGTTTCTCGCTTTTTCTACGATCTATGTGGTCGGTTTGGAACCCATGGTGTATTTACATGATACTTTTCACGATATTAGGCATTCTACGGGATTTCCATGCCATTAA
- a CDS encoding SDR family NAD(P)-dependent oxidoreductase — MNMSFSRYKGKKVFITGGSAGIGKGIAIELAKAGASVIVSARGKSNLEKTVQELRAVGTPTAIFGFAVLDVSDKKALEKEAKKVIQTLGGLDLLICSSGFAKAGEASDLDEEIYRNLMDVNYFGHVNSALAFNDHFAKQKSGEIVFLASTLAFFSIYGYGAYSASKFAIVGFAQGFRQEMMLHGVKVKLFLPPTTDTPGLEKENTDKPELSKEIEMGSALNKVHAIDSVAKAILKWIPNKKFIGYTGWDSWLQYFLFRHFPEFSIKLTDSELKAAQSRLDKKKRLQ; from the coding sequence ATAAACATGTCATTCAGCAGATACAAAGGTAAAAAAGTATTTATAACGGGCGGTTCAGCAGGTATAGGAAAAGGGATCGCTATCGAATTGGCTAAGGCGGGAGCAAGTGTTATCGTTTCAGCCAGAGGAAAATCAAACTTAGAAAAAACTGTCCAAGAACTAAGGGCTGTAGGAACTCCAACCGCAATCTTCGGATTCGCAGTTTTAGACGTTTCGGACAAGAAAGCTTTGGAAAAAGAAGCTAAAAAGGTAATCCAAACTTTAGGGGGATTGGATCTTTTGATTTGTAGCAGCGGCTTCGCAAAAGCGGGTGAAGCTTCCGATCTAGACGAGGAAATTTACAGAAACCTAATGGATGTGAACTATTTCGGTCATGTAAACAGTGCACTCGCCTTTAACGATCATTTTGCAAAACAAAAAAGCGGAGAGATCGTATTTTTAGCCTCTACTTTGGCGTTCTTTTCTATCTACGGATATGGAGCTTATTCGGCCAGCAAATTTGCGATTGTCGGTTTTGCGCAAGGTTTTCGCCAAGAGATGATGCTTCATGGAGTAAAAGTGAAATTATTCCTTCCTCCCACAACGGACACTCCAGGTTTAGAAAAAGAAAACACCGACAAACCCGAATTGAGCAAAGAAATTGAAATGGGTTCTGCTTTAAATAAAGTGCATGCGATTGATTCAGTAGCGAAAGCGATATTAAAATGGATACCGAATAAAAAGTTCATCGGATACACAGGCTGGGATTCTTGGCTCCAATATTTTCTATTTAGACATTTTCCGGAATTTAGCATCAAACTTACCGATTCCGAATTAAAAGCGGCTCAATCCAGACTGGATAAGAAAAAACGACTCCAATAG